The following proteins come from a genomic window of Phaeodactylum tricornutum CCAP 1055/1 chromosome 19, whole genome shotgun sequence:
- a CDS encoding predicted protein, which translates to MKGRPKVPTRNASGSAGTSTGGSGTRSKYLRYIGVFIQCFVFLGGVTIGMDLYVLWPNASHVHPQPATSASIPQSHLLSPHAVHLSSLQHVLETETKSEYLSNYHSHSLHDQKGHDRVLQMLHKANVTLDAKTMAQLPTWSQIVAQYGPNPVIFGLDTCTQFRNTVPELRRMLGAAGMFSTGTNLVTSLLKSNCQIPARVAHFGVNATKEAHGMRWQVPWGKHTPASYRLAHATEKAKGIAKEDLLPIVTIRNPWRWMQSMCKNPYSARWPHHQICPHLQDIVGDDASWIPVTVKYGAAEESYQSLVHLYNEWYALYRDASYPRLIIRMEDLIFRAEETVTAVCECAGGLIRRDQPFQQPLESAKNDSPGHDTSIGMVEAWIKYSQPLRPNAGFTKEDYNAGSTAIDPFWMSYFQYQSPPV; encoded by the coding sequence ATGAAAGGAAGACCAAAGGTACCGACCAGGAACGCTTCTGGGTCCGCGGGTACCTCGACAGGCGGAAGCGGAACGCGTTCGAAGTACCTCCGCTATATTGGCGTGTTTATTCAGTGCTTTGTCTTTCTTGGAGGGGTGACTATAGGGATGGATTTGTACGTGCTATGGCCCAACGCTTCTCACGTACATCCACAACCAGCGACTTCAGCAAGCATACCTCAGAGTCACCTTTTGAGTCCCCACGCCGTACATCTTTCCAGTCTCCAACATGTTCTGGAAACCGAAACAAAGTCAGAATACCTTTCCAATTACCATTCCCACTCACTACACGACCAGAAGGGCCACGATCGTGTTCTTCAGATGCTACATAAAGCCAATGTAACCTTGGATGCAAAAACGATGGCGCAGCTGCCCACTTGGTCACAGATCGTGGCTCAGTACGGCCCCAACCCGGTCATTTTCGGGCTCGACACGTGCACACAGTTCCGCAATACGGTTCCGGAACTCCGTCGGATGTTGGGAGCCGCCGGTATGTTTTCGACCGGAACGAATCTCGTGACGTCGCTACTGAAGAGCAACTGCCAGATTCCCGCGCGTGTGGCGCATTTTGGCGTCAACGCGACGAAAGAAGCGCACGGGATGCGTTGGCAGGTTCCTTGGGGCAAACACACGCCGGCGTCCTATCGGCTCGCGCACGCgaccgaaaaggccaagggGATTGCGAAAGAAGACTTACTGCCAATTGTTACTATCCGGAATCCGTGGCGGTGGATGCAGAGTATGTGCAAGAATCCGTACTCTGCCCGTTGGCCACATCATCAAATCTGTCCCCATTTGCAAGATATTGTTGGAGATGATGCGAGTTGGATTCCGGTGACGGTCAAGTACGGCGCCGCCGAAGAATCGTACCAGAGTCTCGTGCACTTGTACAATGAATGGTATGCCCTTTATCGGGACGCCAGCTATCCGAGGTTAATCATACGGATGGAAGACTTGATTTTTCGGGCCGAAGAAACCGTGACAGCTGTATGCGAATGTGCGGGTGGACTAATTCGGCGCGATCAACCTTTTCAACAACCACTGGAATCGGCAAAAAATGACTCTCCTGGGCACGATACAAGCATTGGAATGGTGGAAGCATGGATAAAGTACAGTCAACCTCTGAGGCCAAATGCAGGTTTCACTAAAGAGGACTACAATGCGGGCAGCACAGCCATTGATCCGTTCTGGATGAGTTACTTTCAATACCAGAGTCCTCCTGTATAG
- a CDS encoding predicted protein: MDGPVSIKGWVRTVRKQKTLAFVEVNDGSNLSGIQCVIVFDKVDEATKAELDKVTTGCAVELTGPLVASQGGKQAVELAATVLRVVGACPAETYPLAKKRHTLEYLRSIAHLRPRTNTIAAVARVRSHLAGAIHAFFQTQGFVYVQTPLVTASDCEGAGELFRVTTLNLDSVSTLPKAKNENGKEQDRVDYSEDFFGKPAYLTVSGQLGGETHACALGDIYTFGPTFRAENSQTSRHLAEFHMVEPEMAFADLTSAMNNAENMLKYVVQHVLDSCGEDLEFFQKFYDKALMTRLEKLVQKPFVRVSYREAIEFLQEEINKDPSKWQFPDVSFGTDLATEHERWLAETKFESAVFVYNYPKAIKAFYMRDNEEDGGETVNAMDLLVPGVGELIGGSQREERLDVLEQKIADVGLDKEDYWWYLDLRRFGSVPHAGYGLGFERLVTYVCGIENIREAIAFPRYPGNAEF, translated from the coding sequence ATGGATGGCCCTGTTTCCATCAAAGGCTGGGTCCGGACCGTGCGGAAGCAAAAGACTCTCGCCTTTGTGGAAGTCAACGACGGCAGTAACCTTTCCGGCATTCAGTGCGTGATTGTTTTTGATAAAGTCGACGAAGCGACCAAGGCGGAACTCGATAAGGTCACGACCGGATGTGCGGTGGAACTCACCGGCCCATTGGTGGCTAGTCAAGGCGGGAAGCAAGCGGTCGAATTGGCCGCTACAGTCCTGCGTGTCGTGGGAGCCTGTCCGGCCGAAACTTACCCGCTCGCCAAGAAACGTCACACTCTGGAATATTTGCGATCGATTGCGCATTTGCGGCCCCGAACAAATACCATTGCTGCGGTAGCTCGAGTACGATCGCATTTGGCCGGCGCGATTCACGCTTTTTTTCAAACGCAAGGGTTCGTGTACGTGCAGACGCCTCTCGTGACAGCTTCGGATTGTGAAGGAGCCGGCGAACTGTTCCGCGTCACGACGCTCAATCTCGACAGCGTCTCGACCTTGCCCAAAGCCAAGAACGAGAACGGCAAAGAGCAGGATCGAGTCGATTACAGTGAGGACTTTTTCGGTAAACCGGCATACTTGACTGTCTCGGGTCAGCTGGGGGGTGAAACACACGCCTGCGCGTTGGGTGATATTTACACGTTTGGTCCGACGTTTCGAGCCGAAAATTCCCAAACGAGTCGCCATTTGGCCGAATTTCACATGGTCGAACCGGAAATGGCCTTTGCTGATTTGACTTCCGCCATGAACAACGCCGAAAATATGCTGAAGTACGTAGTACAGCACGTGTTGGACTCCTGTGGGGAAGATTTGGAGTTCTTTCAAAAGTTCTACGACAAGGCCCTAATGACGAGACTGGAAAAACTCGTGCAGAAACCATTTGTTCGCGTTTCTTACCGGGAAGCGATCGAGTTTTTGCAGGAAGAGATCAACAAGGATCCCAGCAAGTGGCAATTTCCAGACGTATCCTTTGGTACCGACTTGGCGACGGAGCATGAACGATGGTTGGCGGAAACCAAGTTTGAAAGTGCCGTGTTTGTGTACAACTATCCCAAGGCCATCAAAGCCTTCTACATGCGTGATAATGAAGAGGACGGCGGGGAAACGGTCAATGCCATGGACTTGCTTGTTCCCGGCGTCGGAGAACTGATCGGTGGGAGTCAACGTGAGGAACGGTTGGATGTACTGGAGCAGAAAATTGCCGACGTTGGGCTTGATAAGGAAGACTACTGGTGGTACCTGGATTTGCGCCGGTTTGGATCCGTCCCGCACGCCGGGTACGGTCTCGGATTCGAACGGTTGGTGACCTACGTGTGTGGCATCGAAAACATTCGAGAGGCAATTGCCTTTCCCCGGTATCCCGGCAACGCCGAGTTTTGA
- a CDS encoding predicted protein, with translation MSGSANGYTRNKHCLANRVTRCVSEGLFSPQFPLFCFLQFDVSSDKGAAAFNGFMGSKSYIEGWSFSPADSEMFAKFESVPDAAKFPHSYRWYIHVAALQGVRGLNLSPPAPAAAAAPAAAKADAEDEFDVFGDDDEEDDEPKESRADMLARLKKEAEERTAKKEANQRTLVAIEIKPWDVEQDLMVLWKKITETIVQDGLKWGESCNLADVAYGIKKIQCTFVMGVNNSSDDVVEKILEMEDEVQSCEVTSMNVL, from the coding sequence ATGTCGGGATCTGCAAACGGGTACACGCGCAACAAGCATTGTCTGGCAAATCGGGTCACAAGatgtgtttcggaaggatTGTTCTCACCGCAATTCCCTTtattttgttttcttcagTTTGACGTCTCTTCGGACAAAGGTGCTGCTGCCTTTAATGGATTCATGGGATCCAAGTCCTACATTGAAGGCTGGTCCTTTTCCCCGGCCGACTCGGAAATGTTTGCGAAATTCGAGTCCGTTCCGGACGCGGCCAAATTTCCGCATTCGTACCGTTGGTACATTCACGTTGCGGCCTTGCAAGGCGTGCGTGGGCTGAACTTGAGTCCACCGGCACCGGCGGCTGCCGCGGCtcccgccgccgccaaggccgaCGCCGAGGACGAATTCGACGTatttggtgacgacgacgaggaagacgacgaaccCAAAGAATCCCGTGCCGATATGTTGGCTCGtctcaaaaaggaagcagAAGAACGTACGGCCAAGAAAGAAGCCAATCAGCGTACTCTTGTGGCCATTGAAATCAAACCCTGGGACGTGGAACAGGATCTCATGGTGTTGTGGAAGAAAATTACGGAAACGATTGTGCAGGACGGTCTCAAATGGGGCGAATCCTGTAATCTGGCGGATGTCGCCTACGGGATCAAGAAAATTCAGTGCACGTTTGTTATGGGTGTCAATAACTCCTCCGATGATGTTGTCGAAAAGATTTTGGAGATGGAAGACGAGGTTCAGAGTTGCGAAGTTACCTCGATGAATGTGCTCTAA
- a CDS encoding predicted protein, translated as MVATPCNSKASARKRAVSPSPHPSDESPKRQKRREKKVRFSPCRNEEHGFPIYEERMPREEKSTVRSSLWYTVLLSKSNRLTYHLFYFSKRSEYDNFLYDRVQTIRVFRTVGGEISMLEPNYCLRGLEPYKSPLLNTEMYSHRTAYRQTVLKEQSRQRRALEVNPQRIAQQVSHMSNWALSRAHKLAVLDAKDANEYYTSFEKKTHCTRIEGAECATATWISHQMAMSLRGISVTANTPYSPIFTSKKNPPVNVTQLKKWNALLVKQFVTLQKGKNTPLADSKLIEHANTKDCVEPKMSLKSLMANTRRRISATSTALPPIPDLGVS; from the exons ATGGTTGCCACGCCTTGCAACAGTAAAGCTTCAGCCCGGAAACGTGCCGTTTCACCGTCGCCTCATCCTAGCGATGAAAGCCCAAAGCGGCAAAAGCGAAGAGAGAAGAAAGTTCGTTTCTCTCCTTGTCGGAACGAAGAGCACGGATTCCCAATCTACGAAGAACGTATGCCTAGGGAAGAGAAATCTACGGTGAGATCGAGTCTGTGGTACACG GTGCTTCTCTCGAAAAGCAATCGCCTCACGTATCACCTTTTTTATTTCTCCAAGCGTTCGGAGTACGACAACTTTCTATACGATCGCGTCCAGACTATCCGTGTTTTTCGCACGGTGGGTGGAGAAATTTCAATGTTGGAACCCAACTACTGTCTGCGTGGACTGGAACCGTACAAATCACCTTTGCTCAATACCGAAATGTACTCCCACCGCACGGCTTATCGCCAAACCGTGCTAAAAGAACAATCAAGACAGCGCCGGGCCCTTGAAGTGAATCCACAACGGATCGCGCAACAGGTCTCGCATATGTCGAACTGGGCTCTCTCAAGGGCGCACAAACTAGCGGTCTTGGACGCCAAGGATGCTAATGAATACTATACttcttttgaaaagaaaactCATTGTACTCGCATTGAGGGAGCAGAATGCGCCACTGCGACGTGGATTTCGCACCAGATGGCCATGTCTCTAAGAGGAATTTCGGTAACAGCAAACACTCCCTACAGTCCCATCTTTACATCCAAAAAGAACCCACCGGTGAACGTGACACAGCTAAAGAAATGGAATGCCCTACTGGTGAAGCAATTCGTGACACTACAAAAGGGCAAGAATACGCCCTTGGCTGATTCAAAATTGATCGAGCATGCAAACACTAAAGATTGCGTAGAACCAAAAATGTCGCTGAAGTCTCTCATGGCGAATACGCGTCGACGAATTTCAGCGACGTCGACTGCTCTTCCTCCTATTCCGGATCTGGGTGTCTCCTAA